The following are encoded together in the Glycine max cultivar Williams 82 chromosome 8, Glycine_max_v4.0, whole genome shotgun sequence genome:
- the LOC100526902 gene encoding uncharacterized protein LOC100526902 (The RefSeq protein has 2 substitutions compared to this genomic sequence): MSDVEEYRCFIGGLAWSTSDRKLKDTFEKFGKLIEAKVVVDKFSGRSRGFGFVTFDDKKAMDEAIDAMNGMDLDGRTITVDRAQPQQGSTGGDGDRYRDCGRDRDRDHGGGGGRGSNGGECFKCGKPGHFARECPSEGSRGGKYGGRESRYGGSSGGGYGPDRADRSSGGRSRGWW, encoded by the exons ATGTCTGACGTGGAAGAGTATCGTTGTTTCATTGGTGGCCTTGCGTGGTCAACATCTGATAGAAAGTTAAAGGATACGTTTGAAAAGTTTGGCAAGCTTATTGAGGCAAAG GTGGTTGTTGACAAGTTCTCTGGGCGTTCTCGTGGTTTTGGATTTGTCACATTTGATGACAAGAAAGCAATGGACGAGGCTATTGATGCTATGAATGGGATGGATTTAGACGGGCGAACTATTACTGTTGATAGAGCTCAGCCTCAACAAGGATCAACTAGAGGTGATGGTGATCGCTACCGGGATCGTGGTCGTGATCGTGACCGAGATCATGGAGGTGGAGGTGGCCGAGGATCTAATGGTGGTGAATGCTTTAAGTGTGGAAAACCTGGTCATTTTGCTAGGGAGTGCCCTAGTGAAGGGTCCAGGGGAGGAAAGTATGGTGGTAGGGAAAGTAGATATGGTGGAAGCAGTGGTGGTGGTTATGGACCAGATAGAGCAGATCGTTCTTCAGGGGGGCGCAGCAGGGGATGGTGGTAG
- the LOC100790476 gene encoding tRNA (guanine(10)-N2)-methyltransferase homolog, with product MWYLCVFFHRLLDYRKPEVESLAQLFGATEDPQNGDVSSQLQWKLPHHYHADSPFHFVNLPSEQLARNIATRSILVKGMYELWGEGSSYEELKESVLSYPDERKLPYLDSDSTFKITVDCFGKVISLEEQKELIQGLSYIPFKGRVKLKNPDHNFWLIEVDNYGGNNGLPPIVQKRVFFGREVGGADRKLLPTYQLKSRTYLGPTAMDAEIAFLMANQALATSGKLVYDPFVGTGSILVAAAHFGAMTMGADIDIRVVRDGRGPNCNVWSNFKQYGLPMPVGLLRADNNLPPWRSTLKEVFDAIICDPPYGVRAGGRKSGGRKLLKGAVEPYTVPDEKRTNHIPSTAAYSLVECVHDLLDLAAKMLVMGGRLVYFYPVLREDGFAENHFPEHPCFKLISSSEQILSSRYSRVLLTMVKTGPYTEEIAEAAREKHIEFKENHVKWLEDGNLHSAVFSPADAQLTEAGDPKLIKDPKPKYRGKYV from the exons ATGTGGTACTTGTGCGTTTTCTTCCACAGGTTATTGGATTACAGAAAACCCGAAGTGGAATCTCTGGCACAACTCTTCGGAGCAACCGAGGACCCCCAAAACGGCGACGTTTCCTCGCAATTGCAATGGAAACTCCCTCATCACTACCACGCAGATTCCCCTTTCCATTTCGTCAACCTCCCTTCGGAACAACTCGCTCGAAACATCGCTACCCGAA GCATACTTGTGAAGGGGATGTATGAGCTGTGGGGTGAAGGGAGTAGCTATGAGGAGTTGAAGGAGTCTGTGTTGAGTTACCCTGATGAAAGGAAGTTGCCGTACTTGGATTCTGATAGCACTTTCAAGATAACCGTTGATTGCTTTGGGAAGGTCATTAGCTTGGAGGAGCAAAAGGAGCTCATTCAAGGGCTCTCTTATATCCCTTTCAAG GGCCGAGTAAAGTTGAAAAACCCGGATCACAACTTCTGGCTTATAGAAGTTGATAACTATGGAGGTAATAATGGTCTTCCTCCAATTGTACAAAAGAGAGTCTTCTTTGGTCGCGAAGTTGGTGGGGCAGATAGGAAGCTTTTACCCACATATCAGTTGAAAAGCCGTACTTATCTTGGGCCAACAGCCATGGATGCTGAAATTGCTTTTCTAATGGCCAATCAAGCACTAGCTACTTCTGGGAAACTAGTTTATGACCCTTTTGTTGGAACTGGAAGTATTCTTGTTGCAGCAGCTCATTTTGGAGCAATGACCATG GGTGCTGACATTGACATTAGGGTAGTCCGTGATGGACGTGGTCCCAACTGTAATGTTTGGAGTAATTTTAAGCAG TATGGATTGCCAATGCCTGTTGGTCTTCTAAGAGCAGACAACAACCTTCCTCCCTGGCGTTCTACGCTGAAAGAG GTATTTGATGCCATAATTTGTGATCCTCCTTACGGAGTGCGAGCTGGGGGACGCAAATCTGGTGGTCGGAAGCTGCTAAAGGGGGCTGTGGAACCTTACACTGTTCCTGATGAAAAAAGAACAAATCACATACCATCAACTGCAGCTTACAGTTTAGTTGAGTGCGTGCATGATTTGCTTGATCTTGCAGCCAAGATGCTTGTAATGGGGGGCAGGCTTGTGTATTTCTATCCTGTATTGAGAGAAGATGGTTTTGCAGAAAACCATTTCCCAGAGCACCCATGTTTTAAACTGATTTCTTCATCGGAGCAGATCCTTAGTTCACGATATAGCAGGGTGTTACTGACAATGGTCAAGACAGGTCCTTACACAGAGGAAATAGCTGAGGCGGCTAGGGAAAAACACATTGAATTTAAGGAGAACCATGTAAAATGGTTAGAAGATGGTAATCTTCATTCTGCAGTTTTCAGTCCTGCTGATGCTCAGTTAACGGAGGCTGGTGATCCCAAGTTAATTAAGGATCCAAAGCCTAAATACAGAGGAAAGTATGTTTAG
- the LOC100526902 gene encoding uncharacterized protein isoform X1, with translation MSDVEEYRCFIGGLAWSTSDRKLKDTFEKFGKLIEAKVVVDKFSGRSRGFGFVTFDDKKAMDEAIDAMNGMDLDGRTITVDRAQPQQGSTRGDGDRYRDRGRDRDRDHGGGGGRGSNGGECFKCGKPGHFARECPSEGSRGGKYGGRESRYGGSSGGGYGPDRADRSSGGRSRGWW, from the exons ATGTCTGACGTGGAAGAGTATCGTTGTTTCATTGGTGGCCTTGCGTGGTCAACATCTGATAGAAAGTTAAAGGATACGTTTGAAAAGTTTGGCAAGCTTATTGAGGCAAAG GTGGTTGTTGACAAGTTCTCTGGGCGTTCTCGTGGTTTTGGATTTGTCACATTTGATGACAAGAAAGCAATGGACGAGGCTATTGATGCTATGAATGGGATGGATTTAGACGGGCGAACTATTACTGTTGATAGAGCTCAGCCTCAACAAGGATCAACTAGAGGTGATGGTGATCGCTACCGGGATCGTGGTCGTGATCGTGACCGAGATCATGGAGGTGGAGGTGGCCGAGGATCTAATGGTGGTGAATGCTTTAAGTGTGGAAAACCTGGTCATTTTGCTAGGGAGTGCCCTAGTGAAGGGTCCAGGGGAGGAAAGTATGGTGGTAGGGAAAGTAGATATGGTGGAAGCAGTGGTGGTGGTTATGGACCAGATAGAGCAGATCGTTCTTCAGGGGGGCGCAGCAGGGGATGGTGGTAG
- the LOC100789948 gene encoding 60S ribosomal protein L44, protein MVNVPKTKKTYCKSKECRKHTLHKVTQYKKGKDSIAAQGKRRYDRKQSGYGGQTKPVFHKKAKTTKKIVLRLQCQGCKHVSQHAIKRCKHFEIGGDKKGKGTSLF, encoded by the exons ATG GTGAACGTTCCGAAGACAAAGAAGACCTACTGCAAGAGCAAGGAGTGCAGGAAGCACACGCTCCACAAGGTCACCCAATACAAGAAGGGCAAGGACAGCATCGCCGCTCAGGGAAAACGCCGTTATGACCGCAAACAGTCCGGTTACGGTGGCCAGACTAAGCCTGTTTTCCACAAAAAG GCCAAAACCACCAAGAAAATTGTGTTGAGGCTCCAGTGTCAGGGATGCAAGCATGTCTCGCAGCACGCTATCAAG AGGTGCAAGCATTTTGAGATCGGTGGTGACAAGAAGGGAAAAGGAACCTCTCTGTTCTAG